The Pseudomonas berkeleyensis genome includes a region encoding these proteins:
- a CDS encoding adenine phosphoribosyltransferase encodes MIFDEFSIKTLIRPVPDFPKPGVIFRDITPLFQSPRALRMVADSFIQRYVEAEFTHIGAMDARGFLIGSIIAYELNKPLVLFRKQGKLPADVLSEGYQTEYGEAFLEVHSDSLCEGDSVLIFDDLIATGGTLIAAANLVRRMRATVFEAAAIIDLPELGGSQKLQDANIPVFTLTAFALDDR; translated from the coding sequence ATGATTTTCGACGAATTCAGCATCAAGACCCTGATCCGCCCGGTACCGGACTTTCCCAAACCGGGTGTGATCTTTCGCGACATCACCCCGCTGTTCCAGTCGCCCCGTGCCTTGCGCATGGTTGCCGACAGCTTCATTCAGCGCTACGTGGAGGCCGAGTTCACGCATATCGGCGCCATGGATGCACGCGGTTTTCTGATCGGCTCGATCATCGCCTATGAACTGAACAAACCGCTGGTGCTGTTCCGCAAGCAGGGCAAACTGCCAGCTGACGTACTCAGTGAGGGTTATCAGACCGAATACGGCGAAGCCTTTCTCGAAGTGCACAGCGACAGCCTCTGCGAGGGCGACTCGGTGCTGATCTTCGATGACCTGATCGCCACCGGCGGCACCCTGATCGCTGCTGCCAATCTGGTACGACGCATGCGCGCCACGGTCTTCGAGGCCGCCGCCATCATCGACCTGCCGGAGCTGGGTGGTTCGCAGAAACTGCAGGATGCCAATATCCCGGTTTTCACCCTCACTGCCTTCGCGCTAGACGACCGCTGA
- the fnr gene encoding fumarate/nitrate reduction transcriptional regulator Fnr, producing the protein MSESIKLRSQHQAHCKDCSLAALCLPISLNLEDMDALDEIVKRGRPLKKGEFLFRQGDAFGSVFAVRSGALKTFSLSDSGEEQITGFHLPSELVGLSGVDGERYPVSAQALETTSVCEIPFERLDDLALQLPQLRRQLMRIMSREIRDDQQMMLLLSKKTADERIATFLVNLSARFRARGFSANQFRLAMSRNEIGNYLGLAVETVSRVFTRFQQNKLLEAEGKEVHILDPIELCALAGGNLDV; encoded by the coding sequence ATGTCCGAGAGCATCAAGCTGCGTTCGCAGCACCAAGCCCATTGCAAGGATTGCAGTCTGGCCGCCCTGTGCCTGCCAATCTCCCTGAATCTGGAAGACATGGACGCGCTGGACGAAATCGTCAAACGTGGCCGCCCACTGAAAAAAGGCGAGTTTCTCTTCCGTCAGGGCGATGCTTTCGGCTCGGTCTTCGCCGTGCGTTCCGGCGCCCTGAAGACCTTCAGCCTGAGCGACTCGGGCGAGGAACAGATCACCGGCTTCCACCTGCCCAGTGAGCTGGTCGGTCTTTCCGGTGTCGACGGCGAACGCTACCCGGTCTCAGCCCAGGCGCTGGAAACCACCTCGGTCTGCGAGATTCCCTTCGAGCGCCTCGATGACCTGGCGCTACAACTGCCCCAACTGCGCCGCCAGTTGATGCGCATCATGAGCCGCGAGATTCGCGACGATCAGCAGATGATGCTGCTGTTGTCGAAGAAGACCGCCGACGAACGCATCGCCACCTTCCTGGTCAACCTCTCCGCCCGCTTCCGCGCCCGTGGTTTCTCGGCCAACCAGTTCCGCCTGGCCATGTCGCGCAACGAAATTGGTAACTATTTGGGCCTTGCCGTGGAAACCGTGTCTCGCGTATTTACCCGCTTCCAACAGAACAAGCTGCTCGAAGCCGAAGGCAAGGAAGTGCATATTCTCGACCCCATCGAGCTATGCGCCCTGGCTGGCGGTAATCTAGACGTCTGA
- the hemN gene encoding oxygen-independent coproporphyrinogen III oxidase, whose translation MLDTIQWDAALIRRYDLAGPRYTSYPTAVQFHDDIGPFDLLHALRDSRKAQRPLSLYVHIPFCAHICYYCACNKVITKDRGRALPYLEKLEREIEIVSRYVDKSQPIEQLHFGGGTPTFLNHDELRRLMQHLRQHFNLLDDDSGDYSIEIDPREADWSTMGLLRELGFNRVSLGVQDLDPEVQRAVNRLQTLEETRAIIEAARTLQFRSVNIDLIYGLPKQTPERFARTVAEVIALQPDRLSLFNYAHMPERFMPQRRISADDLPSPADKLAMLQSSIEQLTRAGYRYIGMDHFALPDDELAIAQEEGTLQRNFQGYTTHGHCDLIGLGVSAISQIGDLYSQNDSDIASYQQSLGNGQLATRRGLHCNADDRLRRAVIQQLICHFELRFADIEQAHGVVFRDYFAALWPELEQLARDGLISLDEQSIEVRPAGRLLVRSLCMLFDRYLNDQVRQRFSRVI comes from the coding sequence ATGCTCGACACCATCCAGTGGGACGCCGCCCTGATCCGCCGCTACGATCTCGCCGGCCCGCGTTACACCTCCTACCCGACCGCCGTGCAGTTTCACGACGATATCGGCCCGTTCGACCTGCTGCACGCCCTGCGCGACAGCCGCAAGGCGCAACGCCCGCTGTCGCTGTATGTGCACATCCCATTCTGCGCGCACATTTGCTACTACTGCGCCTGCAACAAGGTGATCACCAAGGATCGCGGCCGCGCCCTGCCCTACCTGGAAAAACTCGAGCGCGAAATCGAGATCGTCAGCCGTTACGTGGACAAGTCCCAGCCCATTGAACAGCTGCATTTCGGCGGCGGTACGCCCACCTTCCTCAACCACGACGAACTGCGCCGCCTGATGCAGCACCTGCGTCAGCACTTCAACCTGCTGGATGACGACAGCGGCGACTACAGCATCGAGATCGACCCACGCGAAGCCGACTGGTCGACCATGGGCCTGCTACGCGAGCTGGGTTTCAACCGCGTCAGCCTTGGCGTGCAGGATCTCGATCCGGAGGTGCAGCGCGCAGTCAATCGCCTGCAGACCCTCGAGGAAACCCGCGCCATCATCGAAGCGGCACGCACGCTGCAATTTCGCTCGGTGAACATCGACCTGATCTATGGCCTGCCCAAGCAGACGCCGGAGCGTTTCGCCCGTACCGTGGCCGAGGTGATCGCCCTGCAGCCGGATCGGCTGTCACTGTTCAACTACGCGCACATGCCCGAACGCTTCATGCCGCAACGCCGCATCAGCGCCGATGACCTGCCCAGCCCGGCGGATAAGCTGGCCATGCTGCAGAGCAGCATCGAGCAGCTGACCCGTGCAGGCTACCGCTACATCGGCATGGATCACTTCGCCCTGCCCGACGACGAACTTGCCATCGCCCAGGAGGAAGGCACGCTGCAGCGCAACTTCCAAGGCTACACCACTCACGGCCATTGCGACCTGATCGGCCTGGGTGTTTCCGCCATCAGCCAGATCGGCGATCTCTACAGCCAGAACGACAGCGACATCGCCAGCTACCAGCAAAGTCTGGGCAACGGCCAGCTGGCAACGCGCCGCGGCCTGCACTGCAATGCAGACGACCGCCTGCGCCGCGCCGTGATCCAGCAGCTGATCTGTCATTTCGAGTTGCGCTTCGCCGATATCGAGCAAGCGCATGGGGTGGTGTTCCGTGATTACTTCGCCGCGCTCTGGCCCGAGCTGGAACAACTCGCTCGCGACGGCCTGATTTCGCTCGACGAGCAGAGTATCGAAGTACGCCCGGCCGGTCGTCTGCTGGTGCGTTCGCTGTGCATGCTGTTCGATCGCTATCTCAACGACCAGGTGCGCCAGCGCTTTTCTCGGGTGATCTGA
- a CDS encoding sulfite exporter TauE/SafE family protein, with amino-acid sequence MTELLPLLLSALILGLLGGGHCLGMCGGLMGALTLAIPPEQRSRRLQLLLAYNLGRILSYATAGLLIGLAGWAVAGSAAEVIMRSLAALLLIAMGLYLAGWWSGLTHIEALGRGLWRHIQPLTRRFMPVTSLPRAMVLGGLWGWLPCGLVYSTLLWASSQGNAINSALLMLAFGLGTWPVLLATGLAAERITTLLRKRGVRMAGGLLVILFGIWTLPGPHQHWLMGH; translated from the coding sequence GTGACTGAACTGCTGCCTCTGCTGCTGTCAGCGCTGATTCTCGGCCTGCTTGGCGGCGGACATTGCCTGGGCATGTGCGGCGGCCTGATGGGTGCGCTCACCCTGGCCATTCCTCCTGAACAACGCAGTCGCCGTCTGCAACTGCTGCTGGCCTACAACCTGGGGCGCATTCTCAGCTATGCCACCGCCGGCCTGCTCATAGGCTTGGCGGGTTGGGCCGTGGCCGGCAGCGCCGCCGAGGTGATCATGCGCTCACTGGCCGCTCTGCTGCTGATTGCCATGGGGCTGTACCTGGCTGGTTGGTGGAGCGGCCTGACCCATATCGAAGCACTGGGGCGCGGCCTCTGGCGTCATATCCAGCCCCTGACCCGGCGTTTCATGCCCGTCACCAGCCTGCCCCGGGCCATGGTTCTCGGCGGTCTGTGGGGCTGGCTACCCTGTGGCCTGGTCTACAGTACGCTGCTCTGGGCCTCCAGCCAGGGCAACGCCATCAACAGTGCGCTATTGATGCTGGCCTTCGGCCTGGGCACCTGGCCGGTGTTGCTGGCAACCGGCCTCGCCGCCGAGCGTATTACCACCCTGCTACGCAAACGGGGCGTTCGCATGGCCGGTGGACTGCTGGTCATTCTGTTTGGTATCTGGACACTGCCAGGCCCGCACCAGCACTGGTTGATGGGGCACTGA